One window from the genome of Anopheles merus strain MAF chromosome 3R, AmerM5.1, whole genome shotgun sequence encodes:
- the LOC121595808 gene encoding uncharacterized protein LOC121595808 has product MFRNRISVVRRAKNASKPNSCSVQSPLSSTNEGGATGDGPSSLAVELEQSGFSRASELVAPASPSSSVAADESIVMMEHGKLVEGICIDETAFTLDDSGEIRENELRLTVEDDNDVTKDLDFSRTSPALFSMTSPKRARMMLEMQRSIDRNRSAMTGPVSSSTPFLMPSVEGSGFGSSLKTTTQSEVSPAALRCSVDETPVPQNQQQRCQQEGQRTPWSGRSAGSQSKQAGALKRQSIAGAIDDLNEMTEELIDFIKGFEEKYSTAIH; this is encoded by the coding sequence ATGTTCCGGAATCGAATATCGGTCGTACGGCGAGCAAAAAACGCCTCCAAACCCAACAGCTGCAGCGTTCAATCGCCGCTGAGCTCAACCAATGAGGGAGGTGCGACAGGCGATGGCCCGAGCAGTCTGGCGGTAGAACTAGAACAATCGGGTTTTAGTCGTGCAAGTGAGCTAGTGGCACCTgcctcaccatcatcatcagtagcGGCAGACGAGTCGATCGTGATGATGGAACATGGCAAACTGGTCGAAGGCATTTGCATCGACGAAACGGCCTTTACGCTGGACGATAGTGGTGAAATTCGGGAGAACGAGCTGCGTCTAACGGTGGAAGATGATAACGATGTTACGAAGGATCTAGATTTTAGCCGTACATCGCCCGCCCTGTTTTCGATGACCTCACCCAAGCGTGCCCGGATGATGCTGGAGATGCAGCGGTCGATCGATCGGAATCGATCCGCCATGACCGGTCCGGTAAGCAGCTCAACGCCATTTTTGATGCCGTCGGTGGAAGGTTCGGGATTCGGGAGCTCGCTGAAGACGACAACGCAGTCGGAGGTTTCACCGGCCGCTTTGCGGTGCAGTGTGGATGAAACTCCTGTGCCACAGAATCAACAGCAACGGTGTCAGCAGGAGGGACAGCGAACGCCGTGGAGTGGCCGCTCGGCGGGAAGCCAGTCGAAGCAGGCGGGAGCTTTGAAGCGCCAATCGATTGCCGGTGCGATAGACGATCTGAACGAGATGACGGAGGAGCTAATCGATTTTATCAAGGGCTTCGAGGAGAAGTACTCCACTGCAATCCATTAA
- the LOC121595809 gene encoding prohormone-3 isoform X2, whose protein sequence is MKSPALWMAIGAILLLGGSVNAWGGLFNRFSPEMLANMGYGSHGGSYRPQSFLQNEILDEEQQSPRYEPDPCYPRACSANEYCCPGFICVAVDDVRGMCMPLYGRKYGELCRHDSDCESGLVCDISALSGASVCRPPTIVAKQYGEDCITSSDCDITRGLCCQVQRRHRQVPRKVCSYFKDPLLCVGTVAADQVKHQIEHTAGEKRIIYNKH, encoded by the exons ATGAAATCTCCTGCCCTGTGGATGGCCATCGGTGCGATTCTACTCCTCGGCGGAAGTGTGAACGCATGGGGCGGGCTGTTCAATAGGTTCTCACCGGAAATGCTAGCAAACATGGGCTACGGCAGCCACGGAGGATCCTACCGGCCACAATCGTTCCTACAG AACGAAATCCTGGACGAAGAACAGCAAAGCCCACGCTACGAGCCGGATCCGTGCTATCCCCGGGCGTGCTCCGCCAACGAGTACTGCTGTCCCGGATTTATCTGTGTAGCCGTGGACGATG TCAGGGGAATGTGCATGCCACTGTACGGACGCAAGTATGGCGAGCTGTGCCGGCACGATTCGGACTGCGAGTCGGGGCTGGTGTGCGACATTTCGGCGCTGAGCGGTGCCAGCGTGTGCCGACCGCCAACCATCGTGGCCAAGCAGTACGGCGAAGATTGCATCACGTCCAGTGACTGTGATATTACGCG CGGACTATGCTGTCAGGTGCAGAGAAGACATCGACAAGTGCCTCGTAAG GTATGCTCGTACTTCAAAGATCCTCTGCTCTGCGTTGGAACGGTTGCTGCCGATCAG GTAAAACACCAGATCGAGCATACTGCAGGTGAGAAGCGCATCATCTACAACAAGCACTAA
- the LOC121595809 gene encoding ITG-like peptide isoform X1, with amino-acid sequence MKSPALWMAIGAILLLGGSVNAWGGLFNRFSPEMLANMGYGSHGGSYRPQSFLQNEILDEEQQSPRYEPDPCYPRACSANEYCCPGFICVAVDDVSPISVRGMCMPLYGRKYGELCRHDSDCESGLVCDISALSGASVCRPPTIVAKQYGEDCITSSDCDITRGLCCQVQRRHRQVPRKVCSYFKDPLLCVGTVAADQVKHQIEHTAGEKRIIYNKH; translated from the exons ATGAAATCTCCTGCCCTGTGGATGGCCATCGGTGCGATTCTACTCCTCGGCGGAAGTGTGAACGCATGGGGCGGGCTGTTCAATAGGTTCTCACCGGAAATGCTAGCAAACATGGGCTACGGCAGCCACGGAGGATCCTACCGGCCACAATCGTTCCTACAG AACGAAATCCTGGACGAAGAACAGCAAAGCCCACGCTACGAGCCGGATCCGTGCTATCCCCGGGCGTGCTCCGCCAACGAGTACTGCTGTCCCGGATTTATCTGTGTAGCCGTGGACGATG TTTCGCCAATTTCAGTCAGGGGAATGTGCATGCCACTGTACGGACGCAAGTATGGCGAGCTGTGCCGGCACGATTCGGACTGCGAGTCGGGGCTGGTGTGCGACATTTCGGCGCTGAGCGGTGCCAGCGTGTGCCGACCGCCAACCATCGTGGCCAAGCAGTACGGCGAAGATTGCATCACGTCCAGTGACTGTGATATTACGCG CGGACTATGCTGTCAGGTGCAGAGAAGACATCGACAAGTGCCTCGTAAG GTATGCTCGTACTTCAAAGATCCTCTGCTCTGCGTTGGAACGGTTGCTGCCGATCAG GTAAAACACCAGATCGAGCATACTGCAGGTGAGAAGCGCATCATCTACAACAAGCACTAA